One stretch of Siphonobacter curvatus DNA includes these proteins:
- a CDS encoding acyltransferase, translated as MKRILRILTQLNLNTIRFNFKYLPFSQAIRFPVFVAKQVYLSNLQGEIKIEGHVWPGKIKIGYGEIGIFDKQKSRSIWQVAGKVVFKGACNLGHGSKISVGDYGEVIFGENFSITAESSLICYKKITFGSACVLSWDILLMDTDLHSIYNAQGELINAPKEISVGDHVWIGCRCTILKGARIGSNSIVAAGTTINKTLLNENVILGGSPVRVLKEEVSWQV; from the coding sequence ATGAAACGTATTTTACGTATCCTTACCCAATTGAATCTGAATACCATTCGATTCAATTTCAAGTATTTGCCCTTTAGTCAAGCCATTCGTTTTCCGGTTTTCGTTGCCAAGCAAGTGTATCTGAGTAATCTCCAGGGTGAGATAAAAATTGAAGGACATGTATGGCCTGGAAAGATAAAAATTGGCTACGGTGAAATTGGAATATTTGATAAGCAAAAATCCCGCTCTATTTGGCAAGTTGCCGGTAAAGTAGTCTTCAAAGGAGCCTGTAATCTTGGACACGGATCTAAAATTTCCGTAGGTGATTACGGCGAAGTTATTTTTGGAGAAAATTTTTCAATCACGGCCGAAAGTTCTCTGATCTGTTACAAAAAAATTACGTTTGGATCCGCTTGTGTACTTTCATGGGATATACTTCTCATGGATACCGACCTTCATTCCATTTATAATGCTCAGGGTGAACTTATCAATGCTCCCAAAGAAATTAGTGTAGGTGATCACGTCTGGATTGGCTGTCGGTGTACCATTTTAAAAGGAGCCCGGATTGGTTCTAATAGCATCGTCGCCGCGGGGACAACCATTAACAAAACGCTTCTCAACGAAAACGTCATTTTAGGTGGAAGCCCTGTTCGGGTGTTAAAAGAAGAGGTCTCCTGGCAGGTATAA
- a CDS encoding T9SS type B sorting domain-containing protein has product MKKIYLTFLLVWSVLLARATHIVGGELQFESLRSSINGATHRISLNLYFDDINGQPGANDLTVVISVFRKRDNARMGDLEMPRVASALIPYSNPLCTSAGASLRTRLIRYSSDVIFRQQEFDDPQGYYIVWERCCRNNIITNIVRPQDAATVFYLEMPPLYQNSRPYVNSSPQFTTVKGDFICLNRPFTFDFSAIDPDGDSLRYSLVTPLNGYSNTVNPRPLAQPSSSYPAITWGAGFSATTAIIGNPPLTINPRTGQLSVTATQLGLHVFSVMVEEFRAGKRIGLVRRDFQLKVIDCPMSAPPVVMAREQGKKEFYKPGQTMEMTVGEQRCIDLFFTDKDPNSRLNLKVQALHPNPLQYTITPTQVTLTTGSDTARAQICLGECAESADSRPLRFQVIASDESCPLPQHDTLTISVFVRPRANQKPQVSTTLANNRATVMVGTKLDFNIDGLDLDPDSIRLEARGRGFSLASVGMNFTPSQGLGKARSPFSWTLPCAAVRREPYIVDFYVIDLRCGRNLTDSVSVELTTTGRPSQPPSVATTLPGNTATVTLQGIAGQPIRFQVNAQDPERDPLVLRGQGRGFALGGAGMQWSDQSGTGTVSGPFEWIPTCELMEGLPEKTFIVDFITEDNSCNPNRYDSVKVELVVRDQMVDYEFLPPNVFTPNADGKNDHFSVDDLPLDNCIEQFQYVEIFNRWGKRVFRDTKHNFRWTGEDFSTGQYYYVIKYSKRQFKGVVNLLR; this is encoded by the coding sequence ATGAAAAAAATTTACCTGACTTTTTTATTGGTATGGAGTGTACTGCTGGCCCGAGCTACGCACATTGTGGGAGGGGAATTGCAATTTGAATCACTGAGAAGCAGTATCAACGGAGCTACACACCGCATCTCGCTAAATTTGTACTTCGATGACATTAACGGCCAACCCGGAGCCAATGATTTAACCGTAGTGATTTCGGTTTTCCGCAAACGCGATAATGCCCGAATGGGTGATCTGGAAATGCCCCGGGTAGCCAGTGCTCTGATTCCCTACAGCAATCCGCTCTGTACGTCGGCGGGAGCGTCGCTGCGTACGCGACTCATTCGCTACAGCTCCGACGTCATTTTCCGACAACAGGAATTTGATGATCCGCAGGGCTATTACATCGTCTGGGAACGCTGCTGTCGGAACAACATTATTACCAACATCGTACGACCTCAGGATGCGGCTACCGTATTTTACCTCGAAATGCCACCGCTGTACCAGAATAGTCGACCCTACGTCAACTCTTCTCCCCAATTTACGACCGTAAAAGGGGATTTTATCTGTCTGAATCGTCCCTTTACCTTCGATTTCAGTGCCATTGATCCCGATGGAGACAGTCTGCGTTATTCCCTCGTTACGCCACTGAATGGGTATAGTAACACCGTCAATCCTAGACCATTGGCTCAGCCGAGTTCGTCGTACCCCGCCATCACATGGGGGGCTGGATTTTCGGCGACGACGGCAATCATTGGGAATCCACCGCTGACTATCAACCCGCGTACGGGGCAGCTGTCAGTAACGGCTACGCAACTGGGACTGCACGTGTTTTCGGTGATGGTGGAGGAGTTTCGGGCGGGGAAACGCATTGGGCTGGTTCGCCGGGATTTCCAATTGAAAGTGATTGACTGCCCCATGAGTGCTCCTCCTGTGGTAATGGCTCGTGAGCAGGGAAAAAAAGAATTTTACAAACCCGGCCAAACTATGGAAATGACGGTGGGCGAGCAGCGGTGTATCGACCTGTTCTTTACGGACAAAGACCCCAATTCCCGCTTGAATTTAAAGGTACAAGCCTTACATCCGAACCCGCTACAGTATACCATTACGCCCACCCAAGTGACACTGACGACGGGCAGTGATACGGCTCGGGCTCAAATCTGCCTGGGAGAATGTGCCGAGAGTGCTGATAGCCGTCCCTTACGTTTTCAAGTGATCGCCAGTGATGAGAGCTGCCCCCTTCCGCAACACGATACGTTAACGATCAGCGTATTCGTTCGGCCAAGAGCCAATCAGAAACCACAGGTATCGACGACCCTAGCCAATAATCGGGCTACGGTGATGGTAGGAACGAAACTTGATTTTAATATCGACGGTTTGGATCTGGACCCGGACAGTATTCGGCTAGAGGCCCGGGGTCGTGGTTTTTCTTTGGCTAGTGTAGGGATGAACTTTACACCCTCCCAAGGACTGGGGAAAGCTCGTTCACCCTTTAGTTGGACCTTACCCTGTGCGGCCGTACGACGGGAACCGTACATCGTTGATTTCTACGTCATCGATCTTCGCTGTGGTCGTAACCTGACGGATTCCGTCAGTGTTGAGTTAACGACCACGGGAAGGCCTAGTCAGCCCCCGTCGGTGGCAACAACCTTACCCGGCAATACGGCTACTGTAACCCTACAGGGAATCGCTGGTCAACCCATTCGTTTTCAGGTCAATGCTCAGGATCCAGAACGAGATCCCTTGGTACTGCGGGGGCAGGGAAGGGGCTTTGCCTTGGGCGGAGCGGGCATGCAATGGAGTGATCAGTCGGGTACGGGTACGGTGAGTGGCCCGTTCGAATGGATACCAACCTGTGAACTCATGGAAGGTCTACCCGAGAAAACGTTTATTGTGGACTTCATTACCGAAGATAACTCCTGCAATCCCAATCGGTACGATTCTGTAAAGGTGGAACTGGTAGTTCGGGATCAGATGGTAGACTATGAGTTTCTGCCTCCTAATGTGTTTACGCCCAATGCCGACGGTAAAAACGATCATTTTTCTGTGGACGACCTGCCGCTGGATAACTGTATTGAGCAATTCCAGTACGTCGAGATCTTTAACCGCTGGGGTAAACGCGTCTTCCGGGATACCAAGCACAATTTTCGCTGGACGGGCGAAGACTTCTCCACTGGACAGTACTACTACGTCATAAAGTATTCCAAACGCCAGTTTAAGGGGGTGGTGAACCTCTTACGGTAG
- the rlmD gene encoding 23S rRNA (uracil(1939)-C(5))-methyltransferase RlmD encodes MRKKQQKAPVILENLRVEDFAAEGKCLARNDGQVIFIEGEVAPGDLVDVRIYKTKSSFREGRAIAVREYSNLRQTPRCQHFGTCGGCKWQHVQYETQLDFKTRQVRDSLERLAKIPHPGIRPIIGSAHEYGYRNKLEFTFSTNRWYTDAEIASGETLERRAAGFHIPKRFDRILDIMQCHLQPEPSNAIRLAIKHYAEERDWAFYDLIKHEGFVRNVVIRTASTGQVMVIVQFGQPDWEKIDELMRFLQEQFPTISSLHVVVNQKVNDTFQDQDIIHIAGTPYIEESMEGLIFRVGPKSFYQTNSEQAYVLYKIARDFAQLKGDELVYDLYTGTGTIANFVAHQARKVVGIEYVPSAVEDAKINSEINGVANTSFYAGDMKKLLKPDFFAEHGKPDVIITDPPRAGMDADVVEAILEAAPQRIVYVSCNPATQARDVAMMAEQYEVKAVQPVDMFPHTHHVENVMWLEKKSV; translated from the coding sequence ATGAGAAAGAAACAACAAAAAGCCCCGGTGATTCTGGAAAATCTCCGGGTTGAAGATTTTGCCGCCGAAGGAAAATGCCTGGCCCGTAACGATGGGCAGGTGATTTTCATTGAGGGAGAGGTAGCCCCCGGTGATCTGGTCGATGTTCGCATATATAAAACCAAGTCCAGCTTTCGGGAAGGCCGGGCTATTGCGGTACGAGAGTATTCTAACCTCCGCCAAACGCCCCGTTGTCAGCATTTTGGAACCTGTGGTGGCTGCAAATGGCAGCATGTACAGTACGAAACCCAACTGGATTTTAAGACCCGTCAGGTACGCGATTCGTTGGAACGACTGGCGAAAATTCCGCATCCGGGCATCCGGCCTATTATTGGTTCAGCCCACGAATATGGCTATCGGAATAAATTAGAATTCACTTTTTCGACCAACCGCTGGTATACAGATGCCGAGATTGCCTCGGGTGAGACGCTGGAGCGACGGGCGGCGGGTTTCCACATCCCTAAACGTTTCGATCGGATTCTGGATATTATGCAGTGTCATTTGCAGCCAGAACCCTCCAATGCGATTCGTCTGGCCATCAAGCATTACGCGGAAGAACGCGACTGGGCTTTCTATGACCTCATTAAGCACGAAGGATTCGTGCGTAACGTAGTCATCCGAACGGCCAGTACGGGACAGGTGATGGTGATTGTACAGTTTGGTCAACCCGACTGGGAAAAGATTGACGAACTGATGCGTTTTCTTCAGGAGCAGTTCCCAACGATCTCGTCCTTACACGTGGTCGTCAACCAAAAGGTCAATGATACCTTTCAGGATCAGGACATCATTCACATCGCCGGTACGCCGTACATTGAAGAATCCATGGAAGGGCTGATCTTCCGCGTTGGCCCCAAGTCTTTTTATCAGACGAATTCAGAACAGGCGTATGTCCTTTACAAAATAGCCCGCGATTTTGCTCAATTGAAAGGCGACGAGCTGGTTTACGATCTATACACAGGCACCGGAACAATTGCCAACTTTGTGGCTCACCAAGCCCGCAAAGTAGTAGGCATTGAGTACGTACCTTCGGCGGTTGAAGACGCCAAAATTAATTCCGAGATCAACGGTGTAGCGAACACTTCGTTCTACGCCGGAGACATGAAGAAGCTACTAAAACCTGATTTCTTCGCTGAACACGGCAAACCCGACGTGATCATCACCGATCCCCCACGAGCGGGCATGGATGCGGATGTAGTAGAAGCCATTCTGGAAGCCGCTCCCCAACGCATTGTTTACGTGAGCTGCAATCCGGCTACGCAAGCCCGCGATGTAGCAATGATGGCCGAGCAGTACGAAGTGAAAGCCGTACAACCGGTAGATATGTTCCCGCATACGCACCACGTAGAGAACGTCATGTGGCTGGAAAAGAAAAGTGTATAA